A genomic segment from Glycine max cultivar Williams 82 chromosome 1, Glycine_max_v4.0, whole genome shotgun sequence encodes:
- the LOC102662403 gene encoding GATA transcription factor 9, with protein MVIANYGFLEHPLCVPQDSLECLGMMNWEGMDSIDSMFSTPWESEKERLEQPEKDKTERKSFTDVSNNQANHMSLLTRLDDESNLAAEKSQTKILKTKNIAARSLSKCKIDFLNSTQSGRDAKIWEKRCGHKDARIWERRCSHCDAIKTPQWRTGPFGRNTLCNACGIRFKAGKLYPEYRPADSPTFDVSKHSNVHKEIMKMRNHLS; from the coding sequence ATGGTTATCGCAAATTATGGGTTCCTAGAACACCCACTTTGTGTCCCTCAGGACTCATTAGAATGTTTGGGAATGATGAATTGGGAAGGCATGGATTCAATTGATTCCATGTTTTCTACCCCTTGGGAGAGTGAAAAGGAAAGATTGGAACAACCTGAAAAGGATAAAACGGAGAGGAAATCATTCACTGATGTGTCAAATAACCAAGCTAATCATATGTCTCTATTAACGCGGCTAGACGACGAGTCAAATTTAGCTGCTGAGAAGTCTCAAACTAAGatcttgaaaacaaaaaacatagcGGCTCGATCATTGTCCAAGtgcaaaattgattttctgAATTCGACACAGAGTGGGAGGGATGCTAAGATCTGGGAGAAAAGATGTGGTCACAAGGATGCTAGGATCTGGGAGAGAAGATGTAGTCATTGTGACGCCATAAAAACTCCTCAATGGAGAACCGGTCCTTTTGGGCGAAATACTCTGTGCAATGCTTGTGGTATACGATTCAAGGCAGGGAAGTTATATCCAGAGTATAGACCTGCAGATAGTCCAACGTTTGATGTAAGCAAgcattcaaatgttcataaagAGATAATGAAAATGAGAAACCACCTTAGTTAA